In Musa acuminata AAA Group cultivar baxijiao chromosome BXJ3-9, Cavendish_Baxijiao_AAA, whole genome shotgun sequence, a single genomic region encodes these proteins:
- the LOC135648938 gene encoding probable apyrase 1, whose product MKRARQEPILDKIQRFRGVILVFAVPLILVSFVLFLMPRSPAVISFASRKTMPGGSEAGSKSYAVIFDAGSSGSRVHVFCFDENLDLLPIGQELELFVQKKPGLSFYAKDPQQAAQSLVSLLEKAESVVPMKLRQQTPVRVGATAGLRALGAETSEKILQAVKDLLQHKSSLKFKSDWVTVLDGTQEGAFQWVTINYLLGKLGKSYANTVGVVDLGGGSVQMAYAISEKDAEQAPKVSDGEDSYVQKLFLKGTKYYLYVHSYLRYGLLAARAEILKVTKDDSNCILSGYHGSYKYGGNAYRASAKQSGASFLKCREDAVKALRVDEPACTHMKCTFGGIWNGGGGDGQKNLFVASFFFDRAAEAGFVDREKPIAVVKPSHFEKAAKHACQLSIEDAKAAYPRVQEDNLPYLCMDLVYQYTLLVDGFAIDPDHDITLVKQVKYGDAFVEAAWPLGSAIEVASSA is encoded by the exons ATGAAGCGGGCACGACAGGAGCCCATCCTCGACAAGATCCAGCGCTTCCGCGGCGTCATCCTCGTCTTCGCCGTCCCCCTCATCCTCGTCTCCTTTGTCCTCTTCCTCATGCCCCGCTCGCCAGCGGTTATCTCCTTTGCCAGTAGAAAGACGATGCCCGGTGGCAGCGAGGCTGGATCTAAGAGCTATGCTGTTATCTTTGACGCGGGCAGTTCGGGAAGTAGGGTTCACGTCTTTTGCTTTGATGAGAATTTGGATCTGCTGCCTATAGGACAGGAGCTGGAGCTCTTTGTACAG AAAAAACCAGGCTTGAGCTTCTATGCTAAAGATCCTCAGCAGGCTGCACAATCTCTTGTTTCGCTGTTGGAGAAAGCTGAGAGTGTTGTTCCAATGAAATTGCGACAGCAAACACCTGTCAGAGTCGGG GCTACAGCGGGTCTGAGAGCTTTAGGAGCTGAAACATCTGAAAAAATTTTGCAAGCG GTTAAAGATCTCCTTCAACACAAGAGCTCACTAAAGTTCAAGTCGGATTGGGTGACTGTTCTTGATGGGACTCAGGAAGGTGCTTTCCAATGG GTCACTATCAATTATCTATTAGGAAAACTTGGGAAGTCTTATGCAAACACAGTTGGAGTGGTTGACTTGGGGGGTGGATCTGTTCAAATGGCTTATGCCATTTCAGAAAAGGATGCTGAACAGGCTCCAAAAGTCTCAGATGGAGAGGATTCATATGTGCAGAAATTGTTTCTAAAAGGAACTAAGTATTACTTATATGTCCACAG TTACTTGCGCTATGGTCTATTGGCTGCTCGTGCAGAGATTTTGAAGGTCACCAAGGATGACAGTAATTGCATTTTGAGCGGCTACCATG GGTCATACAAGTATGGTGGCAATGCATACAGAGCATCAGCAAAACAATCTGGTGCCAGCTTTTTGAAATGCAGGGAGGATGCAGTTAAGGCTCTCAGGGTTGATGAACCAGCGTGCACTCACATGAAGTGTACGTTTGGGGGCATCTGGAATGGTGGAGGTGGAGATGGGCAGAAAAATCTGTTTGTGGCATCTTTTTTCTTTGATCGGGCTGCCGAG GCTGGCTTTGTAGATCGCGAAAAGCCCATTGCAGTGGTTAAACCTTCACATTTCGAGAAGGCTGCAAAGCACGCTTGCCAGTTGAGCATCGAGGATGCTAAGGCTGCCTATCCTCGTGTCCAAGAGGACAACCTTCCTTACCTGTGCATGGATCTCGTGTACCAGTATACTTTGCTAGTAGATGGGTTCG CTATAGACCCAGATCACGACATCACACTGGTAAAGCAGGTCAAATATGGTGATGCCTTTGTTGAGGCAGCATGGCCGCTTGGTAGTGCCATTGAAGTTGCATCATCTGCATGA
- the LOC103996975 gene encoding L-ascorbate oxidase homolog gives MGGGRDALLVFLCLLGPAAVHAEDPYLFFTWNVTYGTVSPLGVPQQVILINGQFPGPNINSTTNNNIVVNVFNNLDEPFLLTWNGIQQRKNSWMDGMPGTNCPIPPGKNFTYHFQVKDQIGSFFYFPSMGMHRAAGAFGGLRVNSRLLIPVPFADPTDDYTVLIGDWYAKSHKALAAILDAGHGIGNPAGVLINGRTGKDASGKDDTPLFTMEAGKTYRYRICNVGMKVSLNFRMQNHRMKLVEMDGSHTVQNDYESLDVHVGQCLSVLVTANQEPKDYYMVASTRFTKYMRTATGVIRYAGSSVPPSPELPAAPIGWAWSFNQWRSFRWNLTASAARPNPQGSYHYGGINITRTIKLASSVGLVNGKRRFALNGVSHVESPTPLKLAEYYGIADKVFKYDSINDEPPAASAPITATPNVLNATYRTYIEIILENPERSIQCYHLDGYSFFPVGMGHGKWTPESRKTYNLLDAVSRHTIQVYPRSWSAIMLTFDNAGMWNLRSEMWERHYLGQQIYISVTSPERSLRDEYNIPDNTLLCGDVADLPKPPSYV, from the exons ATGGGAGGGGGTCGCGATGCGCTCCTTGTGTTCCTCTGCCTTCTTGGCCCCGCGGCGGTGCACGCCGAGGACCCGTACTTGTTCTTCACGTGGAACGTCACGTACGGCACCGTCTCTCCCCTCGGCGTCCCTCAGCAGGTCATCCTCATCAATGGCCAGTTCCCCGGACCCAACATCAACTCCACCACCAACAACAACATCGTCGTCAATGTCTTCAACAACCTGGATGAGCCCTTCCTCTTGACGTG GAACGGCATACAGCAGAGGAAGAACTCCTGGATGGATGGCATGCCTGGCACCAACTGCCCCATACCTCCCGGAAAGAACTTCACGTACCACTTCCAGGTGAAGGACCAGATCGGAAGCTTCTTCTACTTCCCCTCCATGGGGATGCACAGGGCCGCCGGGGCGTTTGGCGGCCTCCGCGTCAACAGCCGCCTCCTCATCCCCGTGCCTTTCGCCGACCCAACCGACGATTACACCGTGCTCATCGGCGACTGGTACGCCAAAAGCCACAAGGCCCTCGCCGCGATCCTCGACGCCGGCCACGGCATTGGCAACCCTGCCGGCGTCCTCATCAACGGACGAACCGGTAAGGACGCCAGCGGCAAGGACGACACGCCGCTCTTCACCATGGAGGCCGGAAAGACGTACCGCTACCGCATCTGCAACGTCGGCATGAAGGTGTCGCTCAACTTCCGGATGCAGAACCACCGGATGAAGCTGGTGGAGATGGACGGGTCGCACACCGTGCAGAACGACTATGAGTCCCTCGACGTCCACGTCGGGCAGTGCCTCTCCGTGCTCGTCACGGCCAACCAAGAACCCAAGGACTACTACATGGTCGCCTCCACACGTTTCACCAAGTACATGCGGACCGCCACGGGCGTCATCCGCTACGCCGGCTCCAGCGTCCCACCGTCACCCGAGCTGCCGGCGGCGCCTATCGGCTGGGCGTGGTCCTTCAACCAGTGGCGGTCGTTCCGATGGAACCTCACGGCCAGCGCCGCCCGGCCCAACCCCCAGGGCTCCTACCACTACGGTGGCATCAACATCACCAGAACCATCAAGCTCGCCAGCTCGGTCGGGCTCGTCAACGGCAAGCGCCGCTTCGCGCTCAACGGCGTGTCGCATGTGGAATCCCCCACCCCACTCAAGCTCGCGGAGTATTACGGCATCGCCGACAAGGTGTTCAAGTACGACAGTATCAATGACGAGCCACCGGCGGCCAGCGCACCGATCACGGCCACGCCGAACGTCCTCAACGCCACCTACAGAACTTACATCGAGATCATCCTCGAGAATCCTGAGAGGAGCATTCAGTGCTACCACTTGGATGGCTACTCCTTCTTCCCTGTCGG GATGGGGCACGGAAAGTGGACGCCGGAGAGCAGGAAGACGTACAATCTTCTCGACGCAGTGAGCCGGCACACGATACAGGTGTACCCGAGGTCGTGGTCAGCGATCATGCTCACCTTCGACAACGCGGGGATGTGGAACCTGCGGTCTGAGATGTGGGAGAGGCACTACCTGGGGCAGCAGATCTACATCAGCGTCACTTCGCCGGAGAGGTCGCTGAGGGACGAGTACAACATACCGGACAACACGCTGCTCTGCGGCGACGTCGCCGACCTGCCGAAGCCGCCATCCTATGTCTGA
- the LOC135649988 gene encoding NAC domain-containing protein 87-like, with the protein MGEKEWYFFCRRDRKYPTGAWKATGKDKEVFRGRGVLVGMKKTLVFYGGRAPKGEKTNWVMHEYRLEGTSMSIPDLPKRHCKVEQHSNKSMGCPWQDAGLSADHNTEISSVVSKPYDDLDDPSSTAPFFDLEDMWSF; encoded by the exons ATGGGAGAGAAGGAGTGGTACTTCTTCTGCCGGAGGGACAGGAAGTACCCAACCGGAGCTTGGAAGGCCACAGGAAAAGACAAGGAGGTCTTCAGGGGGAGAGGAGTCCTCGTTGGCATGAAGAAGACGCTTGTGTTCTACGGAGGAAGGGCACCCAAGGGAGAGAAGACAAACTGGGTGATGCACGAGTACAGGCTTGAAGGCACTTCAATGTCGATCCCCGATCTCCCCAA GAGGCACTGCAAGGTGGAGCAGCACTCCAACAAGTCGATGGGCTGTCCTTGGCAGGACGCAGGGCTGAGTGCTGACCACAACACGGAGATCTCCTCGGTGGTGTCGAAGCCCTACGATGACCTCGACGACCCTTCTTCGACTGCACCATTCTTCGATTTGGAGGACATGTGGAGCTTCTGA
- the LOC135648937 gene encoding probable NOT transcription complex subunit VIP2 isoform X1, producing the protein MSGLLNTTLNGSASNIPDSTGRPYTTSFSAQSASNPGFHHSGGLQGLHNIHGSFNLPNMPGSLASRNAVMGGVPSGSVQQPGGNIPSGRFASNNLLVALSQMSHGSGVTNRGGINVVGNHAFSSSMNGVGGSITGISSNSATGNRNSVPGLGVSPVLGNVGPRLTNSMGNIVGAGNMGRNINSGGLSIPGLASRVNLASNSGSGSLNLQGPNRLISGMLQQAPQMIGVLGNSYATSGGSLSQGQGGSNPLSSMGMLNDVNAADSSPFDMNDFPQLSTRPSSAGGPQGQLGATRKQGVGVSSIVQQNQEFSIQNEDFPALPGLKGGSSDFSVDLHQKEQLHESISSMQSPHLPMARSVGFSLGGSYPPNRQQQHATSASSGGLPFTPGSNQDLRLNDTEFFPSSHVTYHSQIQNSGSPGIGLRPLSSPTTASGMGAYEQLIQQYQPPQSPSHFRLQMSDVSQLYRDQSLKSTQGSQVAPDRFGLQGLLSVIRMNDPDLTSLALGIDLTTLGLNLNSSENLHKTFGSPWSDDPVKGEPEYCIPSCYYAKPPPLLHQGYFSKLQVSTLFYIFYSMPKDEAQLYAASELCARGWFYHREHQLWFTRVPNVEPLVKTHAYERGTYVCFDPNTWGTILKENFVLLYEAVEKKPMLPSDRPQLA; encoded by the exons ATGTCTGGGCTGCTTAAT ACAACCCTTAATGGTTCAGCATCAAATATCCCTGACTCAACGGGCCGACCCTACACGACATCATTTTCTGCTCAGTCGGCTTCAAATCCTGGATTTCATCACTCTG GTGGTTTGCAAGGGCTGCATAACATCCATGGAAGCTTCAACCTGCCAAACATGCCAGGTTCACTTGCATCAAGAAATGCAGTAATGGGTGGTGTTCCATCAGGCAGTGTCCAGCAACCAGGCGGAAACATTCCTAGTGGACGGTTTGCATCAAACAATCTTTTGGTTGCATTGTCTCAG ATGTCTCATGGTTCTGGTGTCACCAATAGAGGGGGTATCAATGTTGTCGGAAATCATGCTTTTAGTAGTAGCATGAATGGAGTTGGCGGGTCAATAACTGGTATTTCCTCAAATTCTGCTACCGGCAATCGTAATTCAGTTCCAGGCTTGGGAGTTTCTCCAGTTTTGGGTAATGTAGGCCCAAGACTTACGAACTCTATGGGAAACATTGTTGGTGCTGGTAACATGGGAAGAAACATCAACTCTGGAGGATTATCCATTCCTGGACTAGCTTCCCGTGTAAACTTAGCTTCCAATAGTGGATCAGGGAGCCTCAATTTACAAGGGCCAAACAGACTGATCAGTGGCATGCTTCAACAGG CACCACAAATGATTGGTGTGCTTGGGAATTCTTATGCTACATCAGGAGGATCGTTATCTCAGGGTCAAGGTGGGAGTAACCCACTAAGCTCTATGGGAATGCTGAATGATGTCAATGCTGCTGACAGTTCTCCTTTTGATATGAATGATTTTCCTCAATTAAGTACACGACCAAGTTCAGCTGGAGGACCACAAGGGCAACTCG GTGCAACACGGAAGCAAGGAGTTGGTGTTAGCTCCATTGTCCAGCAAAATCAGGAATTTAGCATACAAAATGAAGATTTTCCAGCTTTGCCTGGATTGAAAG GCGGTAGCTCAGACTTTTCTGTGGACTTGCATCAGAAAGAACAACTTCATGAAAGTATCTCTTCGATGCAGTCACCACACTTACCT ATGGCACGATCTGTTGGATTTAGCTTAGGAGGAAGTTACCCACCTAACCGTCAGCAACAACATGCTACTTCAGCAAGTAGTGGTGGGCTACCTTTTACACCTGGAAGCAATCAAGATCTTCGATTAAATGACACTGAGTTCTTTCCATCTTCTCATGTAACGTATCACTCACAG ATTCAAAACAGTGGTTCTCCTGGCATTGGGTTGAGACCCTTGAGCTCTCCAACAACAGCTTCTGGTATGGGAGCATATGAGCAGCTCATTCAGCAATATCAGCCTCCGCAAAGTCCATCTCATTTTCGACTACAAATGTCTGATGTTAGTCAGTTATATAGAGACCAGAGCTTAAAATCCACTCAGGGGTCACAAGTAGCTCCTGATCGGTTTGGCTTGCAGGGTTTGTTAAGTGTTATTAGGATGAATGATCCCGATCTGACATCTCTTGCACTGGGCATTGATTTAACTACATTAGGGTTGAACTTAAACTCATCGGAAAATCTTCATAAAACATTTGGTTCGCCATGGTCTGATGACCCAGTCAAGGGAGAACCAGAATATTGCATTCCAAGTTGTTATTATGCCAAACCACCACCCCTTCTACAT CAAGGGTATTTTTCGAAACTTCAGGTGTCAACCCTCTTTTACATCTTTTATAG TATGCCGAAGGATGAAGCTCAGCTTTATGCGGCTTCCGAACT ATGTGCACGAGGATGGTTCTACCACAGAGAGCATCAGTTGTGGTTCACAAGAGTTCCAAATGTGGAACCTCTTGTTAAGACTCACGCATATGAAAGAGGGACCTATGTTTGTTTTGATCCTAACACATGGGGAACAATTCTGAAG GagaactttgttttgctttatgaggCAGTGGAGAAGAAACCAATGCTCCCCTCTGATCGCCCTCAGCTAGCTTAA
- the LOC135649171 gene encoding NAC domain-containing protein 58-like: MSDPASLPPGFRFHPTDEELILHYLRNQAASLPCPVSIIAEVDIYKLDPWDLPGKAVFGEREWYFFSPRDRKYPNGVRPNRAAASGYWKATGTDKPIHDSRGNERIGVKKALVFYEGRPPKGSKTNWIMHEYRLEEARRSNCYKLKHASMRLDDWVLCRIYKKKGNLQPVPPSMDDRERQDPADSASSSFHGMNRALSMADLMEDYSAPSHLFANLPVMQGSELGFLRAQPRMDHQLLRPGNIDGSSDFHYQLARQKKPSDATIYTADFSSLSQRLLDLPGSHL; this comes from the exons ATGTCGGATCCCGCGTCTCTTCCGCCCGGCTTTCGCTTCCACCCCACCGACGAGGAGCTGATCCTGCACTACCTACGGAACCAGGCGGCGTCCCTGCCGTGTCCCGTGTCCATCATCGCCGAGGTCGACATCTACAAGCTCGATCCATGGGACCTTCCTG GCAAAGCGGTGTTTGGGGAGCgcgagtggtacttcttcagcccCAGGGATCGCAAGTACCCCAACGGCGTCCGGCCGAACAGAGCCGCCGCCTCCGGCTACTGGAAGGCGACCGGGACGGATAAGCCCATCCACGACAGCAGGGGGAACGAGCGCATCGGGGTCAAGAAGGCGTTGGTGTTCTACGAGGGAAGGCCTCCCAAGGGGAGCAAGACGAACTGGATCATGCACGAGTACCGCCTCGAAGAAGCTCGGAGGAGCAACTGCTACAAGCTGAAGCACGCCTCCATGAGG TTGGATGACTGGGTCCTCTGCCGGATCTACAAGAAAAAGGGCAACCTGCAACCGGTGCCGCCATCGATGGACGATCGAGAACGACAAGATCCAGCAGACTCTGCCTCGTCCAGCTTTCACGGCATGAATCGAGCTCTGTCCATGGCAGATCTCATGGAGGACTACTCAGCACCGTCACACCTGTTCGCTAACCTGCCGGTGATGCAGGGATCCGAGCTTGGCTTTCTCAGGGCTCAACCGAGGATGGATCATCAGCTCTTACGACCTGGAAACATCGACGGCAGCAGCGATTTCCACTACCAACTCGCTCGACAGAAGAAACCCAGTGATGCGACCATCTACACCGCTGACTTCAGCTCGCTGAGCCAACGATTGCTCGATCTGCCCGGCTCTCATCTGTGA
- the LOC135648937 gene encoding probable NOT transcription complex subunit VIP2 isoform X3 has translation MPGSLASRNAVMGGVPSGSVQQPGGNIPSGRFASNNLLVALSQMSHGSGVTNRGGINVVGNHAFSSSMNGVGGSITGISSNSATGNRNSVPGLGVSPVLGNVGPRLTNSMGNIVGAGNMGRNINSGGLSIPGLASRVNLASNSGSGSLNLQGPNRLISGMLQQAPQMIGVLGNSYATSGGSLSQGQGGSNPLSSMGMLNDVNAADSSPFDMNDFPQLSTRPSSAGGPQGQLGATRKQGVGVSSIVQQNQEFSIQNEDFPALPGLKGGSSDFSVDLHQKEQLHESISSMQSPHLPMARSVGFSLGGSYPPNRQQQHATSASSGGLPFTPGSNQDLRLNDTEFFPSSHVTYHSQIQNSGSPGIGLRPLSSPTTASGMGAYEQLIQQYQPPQSPSHFRLQMSDVSQLYRDQSLKSTQGSQVAPDRFGLQGLLSVIRMNDPDLTSLALGIDLTTLGLNLNSSENLHKTFGSPWSDDPVKGEPEYCIPSCYYAKPPPLLHQGYFSKLQVSTLFYIFYSMPKDEAQLYAASELCARGWFYHREHQLWFTRVPNVEPLVKTHAYERGTYVCFDPNTWGTILKENFVLLYEAVEKKPMLPSDRPQLA, from the exons ATGCCAGGTTCACTTGCATCAAGAAATGCAGTAATGGGTGGTGTTCCATCAGGCAGTGTCCAGCAACCAGGCGGAAACATTCCTAGTGGACGGTTTGCATCAAACAATCTTTTGGTTGCATTGTCTCAG ATGTCTCATGGTTCTGGTGTCACCAATAGAGGGGGTATCAATGTTGTCGGAAATCATGCTTTTAGTAGTAGCATGAATGGAGTTGGCGGGTCAATAACTGGTATTTCCTCAAATTCTGCTACCGGCAATCGTAATTCAGTTCCAGGCTTGGGAGTTTCTCCAGTTTTGGGTAATGTAGGCCCAAGACTTACGAACTCTATGGGAAACATTGTTGGTGCTGGTAACATGGGAAGAAACATCAACTCTGGAGGATTATCCATTCCTGGACTAGCTTCCCGTGTAAACTTAGCTTCCAATAGTGGATCAGGGAGCCTCAATTTACAAGGGCCAAACAGACTGATCAGTGGCATGCTTCAACAGG CACCACAAATGATTGGTGTGCTTGGGAATTCTTATGCTACATCAGGAGGATCGTTATCTCAGGGTCAAGGTGGGAGTAACCCACTAAGCTCTATGGGAATGCTGAATGATGTCAATGCTGCTGACAGTTCTCCTTTTGATATGAATGATTTTCCTCAATTAAGTACACGACCAAGTTCAGCTGGAGGACCACAAGGGCAACTCG GTGCAACACGGAAGCAAGGAGTTGGTGTTAGCTCCATTGTCCAGCAAAATCAGGAATTTAGCATACAAAATGAAGATTTTCCAGCTTTGCCTGGATTGAAAG GCGGTAGCTCAGACTTTTCTGTGGACTTGCATCAGAAAGAACAACTTCATGAAAGTATCTCTTCGATGCAGTCACCACACTTACCT ATGGCACGATCTGTTGGATTTAGCTTAGGAGGAAGTTACCCACCTAACCGTCAGCAACAACATGCTACTTCAGCAAGTAGTGGTGGGCTACCTTTTACACCTGGAAGCAATCAAGATCTTCGATTAAATGACACTGAGTTCTTTCCATCTTCTCATGTAACGTATCACTCACAG ATTCAAAACAGTGGTTCTCCTGGCATTGGGTTGAGACCCTTGAGCTCTCCAACAACAGCTTCTGGTATGGGAGCATATGAGCAGCTCATTCAGCAATATCAGCCTCCGCAAAGTCCATCTCATTTTCGACTACAAATGTCTGATGTTAGTCAGTTATATAGAGACCAGAGCTTAAAATCCACTCAGGGGTCACAAGTAGCTCCTGATCGGTTTGGCTTGCAGGGTTTGTTAAGTGTTATTAGGATGAATGATCCCGATCTGACATCTCTTGCACTGGGCATTGATTTAACTACATTAGGGTTGAACTTAAACTCATCGGAAAATCTTCATAAAACATTTGGTTCGCCATGGTCTGATGACCCAGTCAAGGGAGAACCAGAATATTGCATTCCAAGTTGTTATTATGCCAAACCACCACCCCTTCTACAT CAAGGGTATTTTTCGAAACTTCAGGTGTCAACCCTCTTTTACATCTTTTATAG TATGCCGAAGGATGAAGCTCAGCTTTATGCGGCTTCCGAACT ATGTGCACGAGGATGGTTCTACCACAGAGAGCATCAGTTGTGGTTCACAAGAGTTCCAAATGTGGAACCTCTTGTTAAGACTCACGCATATGAAAGAGGGACCTATGTTTGTTTTGATCCTAACACATGGGGAACAATTCTGAAG GagaactttgttttgctttatgaggCAGTGGAGAAGAAACCAATGCTCCCCTCTGATCGCCCTCAGCTAGCTTAA
- the LOC135648937 gene encoding probable NOT transcription complex subunit VIP2 isoform X2, with protein MSGLLNTTLNGSASNIPDSTGRPYTTSFSAQSASNPGFHHSGGLQGLHNIHGSFNLPNMPGSLASRNAVMGGVPSGSVQQPGGNIPSGRFASNNLLVALSQMSHGSGVTNRGGINVVGNHAFSSSMNGVGGSITGISSNSATGNRNSVPGLGVSPVLGNVGPRLTNSMGNIVGAGNMGRNINSGGLSIPGLASRVNLASNSGSGSLNLQGPNRLISGMLQQAPQMIGVLGNSYATSGGSLSQGQGGSNPLSSMGMLNDVNAADSSPFDMNDFPQLSTRPSSAGGPQGQLGATRKQGVGVSSIVQQNQEFSIQNEDFPALPGLKGGSSDFSVDLHQKEQLHESISSMQSPHLPMARSVGFSLGGSYPPNRQQQHATSASSGGLPFTPGSNQDLRLNDTEFFPSSHVTYHSQIQNSGSPGIGLRPLSSPTTASGMGAYEQLIQQYQPPQSPSHFRLQMSDVSQLYRDQSLKSTQGSQVAPDRFGLQGLLSVIRMNDPDLTSLALGIDLTTLGLNLNSSENLHKTFGSPWSDDPVKGEPEYCIPSCYYAKPPPLLHQGYFSKLQVSTLFYIFYRCARGWFYHREHQLWFTRVPNVEPLVKTHAYERGTYVCFDPNTWGTILKENFVLLYEAVEKKPMLPSDRPQLA; from the exons ATGTCTGGGCTGCTTAAT ACAACCCTTAATGGTTCAGCATCAAATATCCCTGACTCAACGGGCCGACCCTACACGACATCATTTTCTGCTCAGTCGGCTTCAAATCCTGGATTTCATCACTCTG GTGGTTTGCAAGGGCTGCATAACATCCATGGAAGCTTCAACCTGCCAAACATGCCAGGTTCACTTGCATCAAGAAATGCAGTAATGGGTGGTGTTCCATCAGGCAGTGTCCAGCAACCAGGCGGAAACATTCCTAGTGGACGGTTTGCATCAAACAATCTTTTGGTTGCATTGTCTCAG ATGTCTCATGGTTCTGGTGTCACCAATAGAGGGGGTATCAATGTTGTCGGAAATCATGCTTTTAGTAGTAGCATGAATGGAGTTGGCGGGTCAATAACTGGTATTTCCTCAAATTCTGCTACCGGCAATCGTAATTCAGTTCCAGGCTTGGGAGTTTCTCCAGTTTTGGGTAATGTAGGCCCAAGACTTACGAACTCTATGGGAAACATTGTTGGTGCTGGTAACATGGGAAGAAACATCAACTCTGGAGGATTATCCATTCCTGGACTAGCTTCCCGTGTAAACTTAGCTTCCAATAGTGGATCAGGGAGCCTCAATTTACAAGGGCCAAACAGACTGATCAGTGGCATGCTTCAACAGG CACCACAAATGATTGGTGTGCTTGGGAATTCTTATGCTACATCAGGAGGATCGTTATCTCAGGGTCAAGGTGGGAGTAACCCACTAAGCTCTATGGGAATGCTGAATGATGTCAATGCTGCTGACAGTTCTCCTTTTGATATGAATGATTTTCCTCAATTAAGTACACGACCAAGTTCAGCTGGAGGACCACAAGGGCAACTCG GTGCAACACGGAAGCAAGGAGTTGGTGTTAGCTCCATTGTCCAGCAAAATCAGGAATTTAGCATACAAAATGAAGATTTTCCAGCTTTGCCTGGATTGAAAG GCGGTAGCTCAGACTTTTCTGTGGACTTGCATCAGAAAGAACAACTTCATGAAAGTATCTCTTCGATGCAGTCACCACACTTACCT ATGGCACGATCTGTTGGATTTAGCTTAGGAGGAAGTTACCCACCTAACCGTCAGCAACAACATGCTACTTCAGCAAGTAGTGGTGGGCTACCTTTTACACCTGGAAGCAATCAAGATCTTCGATTAAATGACACTGAGTTCTTTCCATCTTCTCATGTAACGTATCACTCACAG ATTCAAAACAGTGGTTCTCCTGGCATTGGGTTGAGACCCTTGAGCTCTCCAACAACAGCTTCTGGTATGGGAGCATATGAGCAGCTCATTCAGCAATATCAGCCTCCGCAAAGTCCATCTCATTTTCGACTACAAATGTCTGATGTTAGTCAGTTATATAGAGACCAGAGCTTAAAATCCACTCAGGGGTCACAAGTAGCTCCTGATCGGTTTGGCTTGCAGGGTTTGTTAAGTGTTATTAGGATGAATGATCCCGATCTGACATCTCTTGCACTGGGCATTGATTTAACTACATTAGGGTTGAACTTAAACTCATCGGAAAATCTTCATAAAACATTTGGTTCGCCATGGTCTGATGACCCAGTCAAGGGAGAACCAGAATATTGCATTCCAAGTTGTTATTATGCCAAACCACCACCCCTTCTACAT CAAGGGTATTTTTCGAAACTTCAGGTGTCAACCCTCTTTTACATCTTTTATAG ATGTGCACGAGGATGGTTCTACCACAGAGAGCATCAGTTGTGGTTCACAAGAGTTCCAAATGTGGAACCTCTTGTTAAGACTCACGCATATGAAAGAGGGACCTATGTTTGTTTTGATCCTAACACATGGGGAACAATTCTGAAG GagaactttgttttgctttatgaggCAGTGGAGAAGAAACCAATGCTCCCCTCTGATCGCCCTCAGCTAGCTTAA